Proteins encoded by one window of Rhodamnia argentea isolate NSW1041297 chromosome 6, ASM2092103v1, whole genome shotgun sequence:
- the LOC115734291 gene encoding cytochrome c-type biogenesis protein CcmE homolog, mitochondrial → MASRFALRLRPHLVRAITSALARSSLSISTVGSPPPILLSPISDLHAIPRDYPSSIAALRFLSTARRVPTRAKRVDIGARARQLQSRRLWTYALTFSCIAGFIVIVLNQFQDQLVFYLTPTDAMEKYSANPTKNKFRLGGLVLEGSVTQPASSPEMEFVITDLITDILVRYRGSLPDLFREGHSVVVEGFVKPFPDEIRKEVSSKSVSGKARSAECYFAATEVLAKHDEKYMPQEVAAAIEKNKKMIEAGENTVAGAKPS, encoded by the exons ATGGCCTCCAGATTCGCCCTCCGTCTCCGGCCTCATCTCGTCCGCGCCATCACCTCCGCTCTGGCGCGCTCCTCCCTGTCCATCTCCACCGTCGGATCTCCTCCCCCAATCCTCCTCTCTCCAATCTCCGATCTCCACGCCATCCCCCGCGACTACCCAAGCTCGATCGCCGCACTCCGGTTCCTCTCCACGGCCCGGCGCGTCCCGACCCGGGCCAAGCGGGTGGACATCGGAGCCCGAGCCCGCCAGCTCCAGAGCCGGCGGCTCTGGACCTACGCCCTGACTTTCAGCTGCATCGCCGGGTTCATTGTGATCGTGCTGAACCAGTTTCAGGACCAGTTGGTGTTCTACTTGACTCCGACGGATGCGATGGAGAAGTACTCTGCTAACCCGACGAAGAACAAGTTTAGATTGGGTGGACTGGTTCTAGAAGGTTCCGTCACGCAGCCTGCTTCCTCCCCGGAAATGGAGTTCGTCATCACTGACTTGATCACTGACATTTTGGTCAG GTATCGAGGTTCGTTACCAGACTTATTCAGGGAAGGGCACTCCGTGGTGGTCGAAGGGTTTGTGAAACCATTCCCTGATGAAATAAGGAAGGAGGTGTCTTCCAAGTCGGTGTCGGGGAAAGCAAGAAGTGCAGAATGTTATTTTGCGGCGACGGAGGTTCTAGCTAAGCACGATGAGAAGTACATGCCCCAGGAGGTCGCTGCTGCGAttgagaagaacaagaagatgatTGAAGCAGGGGAGAATACAGTTGCGGGAGCTAAACCCTCATAA
- the LOC115734292 gene encoding vesicle transport protein GOT1-like — protein MVSFEMNDRKKIGLGLTGFGIFFSFLGIIFFFDKGLLAMGNILFISGVSLTIGPKSTMQFFMKRQNFKGTISFGVGFFCVIIGWPILGMIVESYGFIVLFSGFWPTLAVFLQRIPILGWLIQQPYIRSFFDRYRGRRVPV, from the exons ATGGTTTCGTTCGAAATGAATGACCGCAAAA AAATCGGGCTAGGCTTGACTGGATTTGGTATCTTCTTCTCATTCCTGGGAATCATCTTCTTTTTCGACAAGGGACTGCTTGCCATGGGAAAT ATTCTCTTCATATCAGGAGTCTCTTTGACCATAGGACCAAAGTCGACCATGCAATTCTTTATGAAAAGGCAAAACTTCAAG GGAACAATCTCATTTGGTGTCGGCTTCTTCTGTGTCATCATAGGATGGCCCATTCTTGGGATGATTGTGGAATCATATGGTTTTATTGTTCTTTTCAG TGGTTTCTGGCCAACTCTAGCAGTTTTTCTGCAAAGGATACCTATCCTCGGTTGGTTAATTCAGCAGCCATACATTAGATCG TTCTTTGATCGTTACCGAGGGAGACGTGTGCCCGTATAG
- the LOC115734288 gene encoding uncharacterized protein LOC115734288: MADSIDSPPIPSPSPSTELTQRLPSSIEERHGALGSASPDERGCDGQPATAAGAIASLCQVQESCDCALDSLSAEVCTGIVNVMGTSSSPKVRGPVCFQEVVEENSAEEAKRGSVFEGMGDPSSLDLNGDGEFLGEGKVSAELLEIKKRQLLNDLEGGSIFREAAQSESVTDESPAIDVIGVATDGNKISGEFVCTCDNMEGKNGIDGSLGRSLKIQVIDDTALIEPVVPFPGIGNGGDKEMGMVASSTRCSEGNANKNAKEVADGKKTKGPRKKGKRAKRDNLVHFDESVDACRTEGDGTKRRYSREEMEALRFVNISEQRKLWREIYNGLGPVAREYANLASSKHRAQSTLSYHCQRQTLGRAQDPGILGEGCKEQVDIVLENTEDSETNYMNLDSACGQNISCEDVDIIEEGGEEDSDDNDEYFSSIQRPAFSVEGEPNFDAGPPEDGLEFLRRVRWEAAQIPNVKVAKLDESKLHKEQSTYMPVIPEIAKCPEHLMPLKQWEDAFLEDFSMLRRALSESISVEISGKLQPLIEVVQKYPVQHPKSNASKNFDHCQTGREVDEAVVNPSRESPGSEKSEDPTLSAILGMDSVARVSMLRKRIDSVQATSLLSRNDCLWLFALCAAVDTPLDADTCASLRSLLRKCASLRAQKAELDDEVIMLNILATISGRYFGQSDN, translated from the exons ATGGCCGACTCCATCGATTCACCTCCCATACCTTCGCCTTCTCCATCCACTGAACTCACCCAACGTCTTCCTTCTTCCATCGAAGAACGCCATGGGGCCTTGGGGTCTGCTTCCCCTGATGAACGAGGGTGCGATGGACAACCGGCCACTGCGGCGGGCGCGATCGCAAGTCTGTGCCAAGTGCAAGAATCGTGCGACTGTGCGTTGGATTCCCTGTCCGCGGAAGTTTGTACGGGTATTGTGAACGTGATGGGCACGTCGAGTTCTCCGAAGGTGCGGGGGCCTGTCTGTTTCCAGGAAGTCGTTGAGGAGAACTCCGCGGAGGAAGCCAAGAGGGGCTCTGTTTTCGAAGGTATGGGTGACCCATCTTCTTTGGATCTGAATGGAGATGGGGAGTTTCTTGGCGAAGGCAAAGTATCTGCGGAGCTGTTGGAAATTAAGAAGCGGCAGTTGTTGAATGATCTTGAAGGTGGGTCAATCTTCAGAGAGGCAGCCCAGTCAGAGTCTGTCACTGATGAATCCCCCGCTATTGACGTGATAGGGGTTGCGACTGATGGGAACAAAATTTCTGGGGAGTTCGTGTGTACTTGTGACAACATGGAAGGCAAGAACGGTATCGATGGTTCTCTTGGACGTTCTTTGAAGATTCAAGTCATCGATGATACTGCATTGATTGAACCCGTCGTCCCGTTCCCTGGAATTGGAAATGGGGGTGACAAGGAGATGGGAATGGTGGCAAGTTCTACAAGATGCTCTGAAGGAAACGCTAATAAAAATGCCAAAGAAGTGGCAGATGGAAAGAAGACTAAAGGTCCTCGGAAGAAAGGGAAACGTGCAAAGCGAGACAATTTAGTGCATTTTGATGAATCTGTAGATGCTTGTCGAACAGAGGGAGACGGAACCAAAAGAAGGTACTCAAGGGAAGAAATGGAGGCCCTGAGGTTTGTTAATATTTCAGAACAACGAAAGTTATGGAGAGAGATTTATAATGGCCTAGGCCCCGTGGCAAGAGAGTATGCAAACCTTGCAAGCTCTAAGCATCGGGCACAGTCTACTTTGAGCTATCATTGCCAGCGTCAGACCCTTGGGAGGGCACAGGATCCTGGCATTCTTG GTGAAGGGTGTAAAGAACAGGTTGATATTGTACTAGAGAACACAGAGGACAGTGAAACAAACTATATGAATCTGGATTCTGCTTGTGGTCAAAATATTAGTTGTGAAGATGTTGATATTATAGAAGAAGGGGGCGAGGAAGATagtgatgacaatgatgaaTACTTTTCTAGCATCCAAAGACCAGCCTTTTCGGTTGAGGGAGAACCCAACTTTGATGCTGGGCCTCCAGAAGATGGATTAGAGTTTCTTAGGCGAGTCAG GTGGGAAGCCGCACAGATTCCGAATGTGAAGGTGGCTAAGCTTGATGAGAGTAAACTCCACAAAGAACAGAGCACTTACATGCCTGTAATACCTGAGATTGCCAAGTGCCCAGAGCATTTGATGCCACTGAAACAATGGGAGGACGCTTTTCTTGAGGATTTTTCAATGTTGAGGCGG GCTTTGTCCGAGAGTATCAGTGTTGAAATTTCAGGCAAACTACAACCTTTGATCGAGGTTGTGCAGAAGTACCCTGTTCAACATCCCAAAAGCAATGCTTCGAAAAATTTCGACCATTGTCAAACTGGTCGGGAGGTTGATGAAGCAGTCGTTAATCCTAGTCGGGAATCTCCTGGCAGTGAAAAAAGTGAAGACCCCACTTTGTCCGCGATACTTGGGATGGACTCGGTAGCTAGGGTGTCCATGCTCAGAAAACGCATAGACTCAGTGCAGGCCACGAGCCTTCTTTCAAGAAACGATTGTCTGTGGCTCTTTGCTCTGTGCGCTGCCGTGGACACCCCATTGGATGCCGACACTTGTGCATCTCTACGGAGTTTGCTCCGGAAATGTGCAAGTTTGCGAGCTCAGAAGGCTGAACTGGACGACGAAGTTATAATGCTGAATATTCTGGCCACAATTTCTGGCAGGTATTTTGGCCAGTCAGATAACTGA